Proteins encoded in a region of the Isosphaeraceae bacterium EP7 genome:
- a CDS encoding carboxypeptidase regulatory-like domain-containing protein, which produces MSPSAMRKSLGAGLSLATLLLPVIGCGGGAQSVDDAVLVSAPEAKTDAPAAPAVGAPAAPTSPAAAPTATPSAAVPSTAPAPSATAAAGFGTLKGKVVLGGAAPTPKILVTKGDATVKDPSVCAKEDIKSERLVLGKDNGVRYAIVYIPKPTAVSPEAKSAAETATVDFDQKGCTFVPHVVGVMTGSKINIKSSDPVGHNVNSKVQNNPLNSAIAGGSEVPFTTQAAARAPGQVVCDIHPWMTAYWMVTDSPYITVTDADGNFELKNVPAGSQKVVVWQEAKGFVTPSSGQDIVVAANGETSQEFKIDPGALKPEN; this is translated from the coding sequence ATGAGCCCGTCCGCGATGCGCAAATCCCTCGGCGCCGGCCTGAGCCTGGCCACCCTGCTGCTGCCGGTCATCGGTTGCGGCGGCGGCGCCCAGTCGGTCGACGACGCCGTCCTCGTCTCGGCCCCCGAGGCCAAGACCGACGCCCCGGCTGCCCCCGCCGTCGGTGCTCCCGCCGCGCCCACCTCACCCGCCGCCGCCCCCACCGCGACGCCTTCGGCCGCCGTCCCGTCGACCGCGCCTGCCCCCTCGGCGACCGCCGCCGCCGGCTTCGGCACACTCAAGGGCAAGGTCGTCCTGGGCGGCGCCGCGCCGACCCCCAAGATCCTGGTCACCAAGGGCGATGCCACGGTCAAGGACCCGAGCGTCTGCGCCAAGGAAGACATCAAGTCGGAGCGGCTGGTCCTCGGCAAGGACAACGGCGTCCGCTACGCCATCGTCTACATCCCCAAGCCCACCGCCGTCAGCCCCGAGGCCAAGTCGGCCGCCGAGACCGCCACGGTCGACTTCGACCAGAAGGGTTGCACCTTCGTTCCCCACGTCGTGGGCGTGATGACCGGCTCCAAGATCAACATCAAGTCGAGCGACCCGGTCGGCCACAACGTCAACTCGAAGGTCCAGAACAACCCCTTGAATAGCGCCATCGCCGGCGGCTCCGAGGTCCCGTTCACCACCCAGGCCGCCGCCCGGGCCCCCGGCCAGGTCGTCTGCGACATCCACCCCTGGATGACCGCCTACTGGATGGTGACCGACAGCCCCTACATCACCGTCACCGACGCCGACGGCAACTTCGAGCTGAAGAACGTCCCGGCCGGCTCGCAGAAGGTGGTCGTCTGGCAGGAGGCCAAGGGCTTCGTCACCCCCAGCTCGGGCCAGGACATCGTCGTCGCCGCCAACGGCGAGACCAGCCAGGAATTCAAGATCGATCCGGGTGCCCTGAAGCCCGAGAATTGA
- a CDS encoding BatA domain-containing protein, translating to MLPPVVLALGFANLPLLYGLGAASLPILLHLLNRRKFREVPWAAMRFLVAAMRKNQRRVRVEHWLLLAVRTMLVIAVVLAMAKPFLESMGALPVLAGQRTHRVLVLDGSLSMGYAPAEATRFDQAKQLAIQVVREARRGDVTSVVLMADPPKVIIGTPSPSADEVRKELESMVMPHGGTDLVASFAAIDRVLDVSTIPQKEVVFLTDLQATSWRKPEAAAELKRVVDKVQARKARSVVIDLGKEGSGNHAVTELALGAPVVTSGSTVSIRTVVRNFGPAPTTGASVRLVVDGQVGPEQTVDLPVGEDVPLVFTQTFNSDGDHVVEARVDEDSLKLDDRRVLAVPVRESLKVLLVDGDFKSEAFQAETDYLAQALSPSGDQGGPASPIKVQVVPENQLVRRELSDYDAVILCNVAQVTEAEVASLEGYLKQGGGVVIFGGDQVLADNYNRLLYADGKGLLPALIGPSVGDAKLMQTPFTFDAKGFKHPIVALFGDESDQVQAGLTSVKTWKYQALKLPADTRARVALAFSGTGDPAVIEAPRYRGTVVQVATTADAGWTTWPVHPSFPPVMEQVVFQAAAGRLAERNVRVGQPLDQALPPAGAEVVASVRTPDGRDLPARLKPDGDVSLLHFEETDLSGLYKVKIGPPLARESTFAAVPDPAESDPAKLDRAGLAAAVPGWNFAYFVNLQQAGADTAAISRQGELHRPLLFAVLALLLIESTLAWKFGHHA from the coding sequence TTGCTCCCGCCGGTCGTTCTAGCCCTCGGCTTCGCCAACCTGCCGCTCCTGTACGGCCTGGGTGCCGCGTCGCTGCCCATTTTGCTGCACCTGCTCAACCGCCGGAAATTCCGCGAGGTCCCGTGGGCGGCCATGCGGTTCCTGGTCGCGGCCATGCGCAAGAACCAGCGGCGGGTCAGGGTGGAGCATTGGCTCCTTCTGGCCGTGCGCACGATGCTTGTCATCGCCGTGGTGCTGGCGATGGCCAAGCCGTTCCTGGAGAGCATGGGCGCGCTACCGGTGCTGGCGGGCCAGCGGACTCACCGGGTCCTGGTGCTCGACGGCTCCCTGAGCATGGGCTACGCGCCCGCCGAGGCGACCCGGTTCGACCAGGCCAAGCAGCTGGCCATCCAGGTGGTGCGCGAGGCCAGGCGCGGCGACGTCACCAGCGTCGTGCTGATGGCCGACCCGCCCAAGGTCATCATCGGCACCCCTTCGCCGAGCGCCGACGAGGTCCGCAAGGAGCTGGAGTCGATGGTCATGCCGCACGGCGGCACCGACCTGGTGGCCAGCTTCGCGGCGATCGACCGGGTGCTCGACGTCTCGACCATCCCCCAGAAAGAGGTCGTCTTCCTGACCGACCTGCAAGCCACCAGCTGGCGCAAGCCCGAGGCCGCCGCCGAGCTGAAGCGGGTCGTCGACAAGGTGCAGGCCCGCAAGGCCCGGTCGGTGGTCATCGACCTGGGCAAGGAAGGGAGTGGCAACCACGCCGTCACCGAACTGGCCCTGGGCGCGCCGGTCGTCACGTCGGGCTCGACCGTCTCGATCCGCACCGTGGTCCGTAACTTCGGGCCTGCGCCCACGACAGGGGCCAGCGTCAGGCTGGTCGTCGACGGCCAGGTCGGCCCTGAGCAGACGGTCGACCTCCCCGTCGGCGAGGACGTCCCGCTCGTCTTCACCCAGACGTTCAACTCCGACGGCGACCACGTCGTCGAGGCCCGCGTCGACGAAGACTCCTTGAAGCTGGACGATCGCCGCGTGCTGGCCGTGCCGGTGCGCGAGTCGCTGAAGGTCCTGCTCGTCGACGGCGACTTCAAGTCGGAGGCGTTCCAGGCCGAGACCGACTACCTGGCCCAGGCGCTCAGCCCTTCGGGCGACCAGGGGGGCCCGGCCTCGCCGATCAAGGTTCAGGTCGTCCCCGAGAACCAGCTGGTGCGCCGGGAGCTCTCCGACTACGACGCGGTGATCCTCTGCAACGTCGCCCAGGTGACGGAGGCCGAGGTCGCCTCGCTCGAGGGCTACCTCAAGCAGGGGGGGGGCGTGGTCATCTTCGGCGGCGATCAGGTGCTCGCCGACAACTACAACCGCCTGCTCTACGCCGACGGCAAGGGGCTTCTCCCCGCGCTCATCGGTCCGTCCGTGGGCGACGCGAAGCTGATGCAGACCCCGTTCACGTTCGACGCGAAGGGATTCAAGCACCCGATCGTCGCCCTCTTCGGCGACGAGTCGGACCAGGTTCAGGCGGGCCTGACCTCGGTGAAGACCTGGAAATACCAGGCCCTCAAGCTGCCGGCCGACACCAGGGCCCGGGTGGCCCTGGCGTTCTCGGGCACGGGCGATCCGGCGGTCATCGAGGCCCCCAGGTATCGCGGTACGGTGGTCCAGGTCGCGACCACCGCCGACGCCGGCTGGACGACCTGGCCGGTACACCCGAGCTTCCCGCCTGTCATGGAGCAGGTCGTCTTCCAGGCCGCCGCGGGCCGGCTCGCCGAGCGCAATGTCCGCGTCGGCCAGCCGCTCGACCAGGCCCTGCCCCCGGCCGGCGCGGAGGTGGTGGCCTCGGTGCGCACGCCCGACGGCCGCGACCTGCCGGCCCGGCTCAAGCCCGACGGCGACGTCAGCCTGCTGCATTTCGAGGAGACCGACCTGTCGGGCCTCTACAAGGTGAAGATCGGCCCGCCGCTTGCCAGGGAGTCGACCTTCGCCGCGGTGCCCGACCCGGCCGAGAGCGACCCGGCGAAGCTCGACCGCGCGGGGCTCGCCGCCGCCGTCCCCGGCTGGAACTTCGCCTACTTTGTCAACCTTCAGCAGGCGGGGGCCGACACCGCCGCGATCAGCCGCCAGGGCGAGCTGCACCGGCCGTTGCTCTTCGCCGTGCTTGCCTTGCTGCTGATCGAGTCGACCCTGGCCTGGAAATTCGGCCACCACGCCTAG
- a CDS encoding PQQ-binding-like beta-propeller repeat protein, whose translation MTIETRTVGRSIRAGGRAFSACLAVVSAMIGMHAAAQEPHRAGPPFRADTSHSATTLLRSAASHAKDAHWAEAIDIYLKVIQQFGDKMAELPKDDPLSDPTGTVSLSVDLRHFCQRRIAELPPEARALYRARVDDQAERWYRQGAEQRDWALLRRVVDQGFSSSWGDDALDLLGDLAYQDGRFAESLSYYRQLVPDRAEGPRGLVHPDPSIDLAKVAAKKILCRAAIGEDVPGPADIEAMAKAYPDAKGPLAGIDGLFATTLTEALAHGNLAPPAQADGRWPTFAGAPTRTKIAAGPIDVGSFQWKIELEPPTRPGGSRGGFNPMVNPSISSVSPERLLAYHPIIVGDQVIVRDDKQVVAYNLGERPAGEGGSRDGIVPVAWKHENQAGQFVPSAARSSIGVPRFTLTAVGDRIFARLGPPAMTSMSRMPSTPPSSIVALDRASDGKLLWRRHAADLDMARRGGEGGRSPTFEGTPVADTRGVYVGVTVNDVGGQTAVHVACLDADTGQTRWIRYVGDSSADNPFNGIGGMGGMGMSGPGAELGHRLLSLDGSTVFYQTNLGAVTALDAETGSIRWVAAYHRQERQAGSAPVRDLNPAIVHDGLVLVAPEDSPSILALDAATGRLVWKTDPLPEEVRLTHLLGVAKGRLIATGDVVMWFDIKTGKRLHTFPDTARTYQGFGRGILAGDRVYWPTRGEIQVLDQSNGLRTEPPIKLMEDFQINGGNLVAGDGYLIVTQADSMVVFCQNRRLMQRYREEIVKAPEKASNYYRLGRAAEAVGDDDEALANLALAADKAGPSEQIDGQLLAGIAGDHRHRLLMKLGRKARDAKDWAVAADRFRGAAAVSRVDRDALAARLELADVQVRSDEPALAVGTLQDVLKDERQRLVSVALADGRRTVRADLLVADRLAELLAAKGQGLYAEFDARAADLYGRAKATLQARPLEEIASAYPVATVIPDVWLTLAELHDGAGRHGDAARAYKHLLDATHENELKGRALWGLARAYEAQKLWIPARDALARLSRMPDAAFEGKDLAALASLRLQSDPFDRLVSGGGDSEPTVPLKRTWSRPEQVGQSRLLAAEGVPPSSDAARIFLVEGSRLAPIEMLSEQASWSVELKSEPLWAGYLADRLVVATSRGLVALAVDTGVEAWRQEVAAEPGGKGGANPFARRDRGDGRGVPDPGLLHGFRVVGDRIYCLRGESSLMAFDGENGLVAWTYSPEGARINPHMAVTARHIILQARSPNAIDVLDTESGRRLSSSARPEDEDWLRDPLPLDDDRLALVLNKRTIALFEVARGEIGWNFRESEVLPGRGSPRILGDAEHLLVLHDGLRLIRLDPKTGKKLWECPLGVDNLSERPEAMALDGLRLYAATDNDLVAVSLADGKRAWRRTLSGPRARWSVELGRNGLVAWPTPSDGEPGDLPVVFRSRSDGGLLQRFVFPVTSGGLDVRLATRGAVIASSGALWALGDRRTIDAAAAPR comes from the coding sequence ATGACGATCGAGACCCGTACGGTAGGACGATCGATCCGCGCTGGCGGGCGGGCCTTCTCGGCGTGTCTGGCCGTCGTCTCGGCGATGATCGGAATGCATGCCGCGGCCCAGGAACCACACCGCGCGGGGCCCCCGTTCCGGGCCGACACCAGTCACTCGGCGACGACCCTGCTGCGTAGCGCCGCCTCGCACGCCAAGGACGCCCACTGGGCCGAGGCGATCGACATCTACTTGAAGGTGATCCAGCAGTTCGGCGACAAGATGGCCGAGCTGCCCAAGGATGACCCGCTCTCCGACCCGACCGGCACCGTCTCCCTGTCCGTCGATCTGCGGCACTTCTGCCAGCGGCGGATCGCCGAGCTGCCCCCCGAGGCCCGCGCGTTGTACCGTGCCAGGGTCGACGACCAGGCCGAGCGGTGGTACCGACAGGGTGCCGAGCAACGCGATTGGGCCCTGCTGCGTCGGGTGGTCGACCAGGGATTCTCAAGCTCATGGGGGGACGATGCGCTCGACCTCCTGGGCGACCTTGCCTACCAGGATGGCCGGTTCGCGGAGTCGCTTTCGTACTATCGCCAGCTTGTGCCCGACCGCGCCGAAGGCCCTCGCGGGCTGGTCCACCCCGACCCGAGCATCGACCTGGCGAAGGTCGCGGCGAAGAAGATTCTCTGCCGGGCGGCGATCGGCGAGGACGTCCCCGGACCGGCCGACATCGAGGCGATGGCAAAGGCCTATCCCGATGCCAAGGGCCCACTGGCCGGCATCGACGGGCTGTTCGCAACGACCCTGACCGAGGCCCTTGCGCACGGGAACCTGGCCCCGCCGGCGCAGGCCGACGGCCGCTGGCCCACCTTCGCGGGGGCTCCCACCCGGACCAAGATCGCCGCGGGGCCGATCGACGTCGGCTCGTTCCAGTGGAAGATCGAGCTCGAGCCCCCGACCAGGCCGGGCGGGTCGCGCGGCGGGTTCAACCCGATGGTCAACCCGTCGATTTCCTCGGTCTCGCCGGAGCGGCTGCTGGCCTATCACCCGATCATCGTGGGCGATCAGGTCATCGTCCGCGATGACAAGCAGGTGGTGGCCTACAACCTGGGCGAGCGGCCCGCGGGCGAAGGGGGGAGCCGGGACGGCATTGTCCCCGTGGCCTGGAAGCATGAGAACCAGGCGGGTCAGTTCGTCCCGTCGGCCGCCCGCAGCTCGATCGGCGTGCCCAGGTTCACGCTCACGGCCGTCGGCGACCGGATCTTCGCGCGGCTCGGGCCCCCGGCCATGACCTCGATGAGCCGCATGCCGTCCACGCCCCCGTCCTCGATCGTGGCGCTGGACCGGGCCAGCGACGGCAAGCTGCTCTGGCGCCGACATGCGGCCGACCTCGACATGGCCAGGCGCGGCGGAGAAGGGGGCCGCAGCCCGACCTTCGAAGGCACGCCCGTCGCAGATACCCGGGGGGTCTACGTCGGCGTGACGGTCAACGATGTCGGCGGCCAGACCGCGGTGCACGTCGCCTGCCTCGACGCCGACACCGGGCAGACCCGATGGATTCGCTACGTGGGCGACTCGTCGGCCGACAACCCGTTCAACGGCATAGGGGGCATGGGCGGCATGGGGATGAGCGGCCCCGGCGCCGAGCTGGGCCATCGCCTGCTGAGCCTCGACGGCTCGACGGTCTTTTACCAGACGAACTTGGGCGCGGTCACGGCGCTCGACGCCGAGACGGGCTCGATCCGCTGGGTCGCCGCCTACCACCGCCAGGAACGCCAGGCGGGCTCGGCCCCGGTGCGCGACCTGAACCCGGCGATCGTCCACGACGGCCTCGTGCTGGTCGCGCCCGAAGACTCCCCTTCAATCCTGGCCCTCGACGCGGCCACGGGCCGGCTCGTCTGGAAGACCGACCCGCTGCCGGAGGAGGTCCGCCTGACCCACCTGCTCGGTGTGGCCAAGGGACGCCTGATCGCCACCGGCGACGTGGTGATGTGGTTCGACATCAAGACGGGTAAGCGCCTGCACACGTTCCCGGACACCGCGCGGACCTATCAGGGGTTCGGCCGCGGGATCCTCGCCGGCGACCGCGTCTACTGGCCCACCCGCGGCGAGATCCAGGTGCTCGACCAGTCCAACGGCCTGCGCACCGAGCCGCCGATCAAGCTGATGGAAGACTTCCAGATCAACGGCGGCAACCTCGTCGCCGGCGACGGCTACCTGATCGTCACCCAGGCCGATTCGATGGTCGTCTTCTGCCAGAACCGCCGTCTGATGCAGCGCTATCGCGAGGAGATCGTCAAGGCGCCCGAGAAGGCGTCCAACTACTACCGCCTGGGCCGCGCCGCCGAGGCCGTCGGCGACGACGACGAGGCCCTGGCCAACCTGGCGCTGGCCGCCGATAAGGCCGGGCCGTCCGAGCAGATCGACGGCCAGCTTCTGGCGGGGATCGCCGGAGACCACAGGCATCGGCTGTTGATGAAGCTGGGCCGCAAGGCGCGAGACGCCAAAGACTGGGCCGTCGCCGCCGATCGGTTCAGGGGGGCCGCCGCCGTCTCGCGGGTCGACCGCGATGCCCTGGCCGCAAGGCTGGAGCTGGCCGACGTCCAGGTCCGCAGCGACGAGCCCGCCCTCGCCGTCGGGACGCTTCAGGATGTCCTCAAGGACGAGCGGCAGCGGTTGGTGAGCGTCGCCCTGGCCGACGGACGCAGGACCGTCAGGGCTGACCTTCTCGTCGCCGATCGGCTGGCCGAGTTGCTCGCCGCCAAGGGGCAGGGGCTCTACGCCGAGTTCGACGCCAGGGCCGCCGACCTCTACGGGCGGGCGAAAGCCACGCTTCAGGCCAGGCCGCTCGAGGAGATCGCCTCGGCCTACCCGGTGGCCACGGTCATCCCGGACGTCTGGCTGACCCTGGCCGAGCTTCACGACGGCGCCGGCCGGCACGGCGACGCGGCACGCGCCTACAAGCACCTGCTGGACGCGACCCACGAGAATGAACTGAAAGGCCGGGCCCTCTGGGGGCTGGCCCGGGCCTACGAGGCTCAGAAGCTCTGGATCCCGGCTCGCGACGCCCTGGCCAGGCTCTCGCGGATGCCGGACGCCGCCTTCGAGGGCAAGGACCTGGCGGCGCTCGCCTCCTTGAGGCTCCAGTCCGATCCCTTCGACCGGCTGGTCTCCGGCGGTGGCGACTCCGAGCCGACCGTCCCCCTGAAGCGGACCTGGAGCCGGCCCGAGCAGGTCGGGCAATCCAGGTTGCTCGCCGCGGAGGGTGTCCCTCCCTCGTCGGACGCCGCGCGGATCTTCCTCGTCGAAGGGTCGAGGCTCGCCCCCATCGAGATGCTCAGCGAACAGGCCTCCTGGTCGGTCGAGCTGAAGTCTGAGCCGCTCTGGGCGGGTTACCTGGCCGACCGCTTGGTCGTGGCCACGTCGCGTGGGCTCGTGGCGCTGGCCGTCGACACCGGCGTCGAGGCCTGGCGGCAGGAAGTTGCCGCCGAACCTGGGGGCAAAGGCGGCGCGAATCCGTTCGCCAGGCGCGACCGCGGCGACGGCCGGGGCGTGCCCGATCCCGGGCTGCTTCACGGCTTCCGCGTCGTGGGCGACCGGATCTACTGTCTGCGGGGCGAGTCGAGCCTGATGGCCTTCGACGGCGAGAATGGGCTGGTCGCCTGGACCTATTCCCCGGAAGGGGCGCGGATCAACCCGCACATGGCCGTCACCGCGCGGCACATCATCCTGCAAGCCCGCTCGCCCAACGCGATCGACGTGCTGGACACCGAGAGCGGCCGACGGCTTTCGAGCTCGGCTCGTCCCGAGGACGAGGACTGGCTCCGCGACCCGCTCCCGCTGGACGATGATCGGCTGGCCCTGGTCCTGAACAAGCGCACGATCGCCCTGTTCGAGGTCGCCCGCGGCGAGATCGGCTGGAACTTCCGCGAGAGCGAAGTCCTGCCCGGCCGAGGCAGCCCCCGGATCCTGGGCGACGCCGAGCACCTGCTCGTGCTGCACGACGGCCTCCGCCTGATCCGGCTCGACCCCAAGACCGGCAAGAAGCTCTGGGAATGCCCGCTCGGGGTGGACAACCTCAGCGAGCGGCCCGAGGCCATGGCGCTCGACGGCCTGAGGCTCTATGCGGCAACGGATAACGACCTGGTGGCGGTCTCGCTCGCGGACGGCAAGCGGGCTTGGCGGCGGACCCTCTCGGGGCCGAGGGCTCGCTGGTCGGTGGAGCTGGGCCGCAACGGCCTGGTCGCCTGGCCCACCCCGTCCGACGGCGAGCCGGGCGACCTGCCGGTGGTCTTCCGGTCGAGGTCCGACGGCGGCCTGCTCCAGCGGTTTGTCTTCCCGGTGACGAGCGGCGGCCTCGACGTCAGGCTGGCCACTCGCGGGGCGGTTATCGCCTCGTCGGGGGCCCTCTGGGCTCTCGGGGATCGCCGGACGATAGACGCGGCGGCGGCGCCGCGTTAG
- a CDS encoding MoxR family ATPase gives MSDESAPATLPPDDLAAVERLKDAFENLKAEMGKVIIGQQSVLEELLIAVFARGHCLLMGVPGLAKTLMIHTLADALNLSYNRIQFTPDLMPSDITGTEVIQEDKATGVRQFKFLRGPIFANIILADEINRTPPKTQAALLEAMQERQVTVGGERHRLPDPFFVLATQNPIEQEGTYPLPEAQLDRFMLNIVVDYPEEEEEFQIVRMTTANHKPSVSKVLSGTDILELQDIVRKVPVADHVIRYALRLTRSTRRDKGDVPDFIRDYVSWGAGPRASQYLVLAAKARAVLNGRYYVSTEDIRSVAGPVLRHRIVTNFNAEAEGLKPDDIVKRLIKAIPVDDREAEQSGRLPKIFKSANAR, from the coding sequence GTGAGCGATGAATCCGCACCCGCGACACTCCCGCCCGACGACCTCGCCGCCGTCGAGCGGCTCAAGGACGCGTTCGAGAATCTCAAGGCCGAGATGGGCAAGGTCATCATCGGCCAGCAGTCGGTCCTCGAGGAGCTGCTCATCGCGGTCTTCGCCCGCGGCCACTGCCTGCTCATGGGCGTGCCCGGCCTGGCCAAAACCCTGATGATCCACACCCTGGCCGACGCCCTGAACCTCAGCTACAACCGGATCCAGTTCACGCCCGACCTGATGCCGTCGGACATCACCGGCACCGAGGTCATCCAGGAAGACAAGGCGACCGGCGTCCGCCAGTTCAAGTTCCTCCGCGGGCCGATCTTCGCCAACATCATCCTGGCGGACGAGATCAACCGGACCCCGCCCAAGACCCAGGCCGCGCTGCTGGAAGCCATGCAGGAGCGGCAGGTCACCGTCGGCGGCGAGCGGCACCGGCTACCCGACCCCTTCTTCGTGCTGGCCACCCAGAACCCGATCGAGCAGGAAGGGACCTACCCCCTGCCCGAGGCCCAGCTCGACCGGTTCATGCTCAACATTGTCGTGGACTATCCCGAAGAAGAGGAAGAATTCCAGATCGTCCGGATGACCACGGCAAACCACAAGCCGTCGGTCTCCAAGGTGCTCTCCGGCACCGACATCCTGGAACTCCAGGACATCGTCCGCAAGGTGCCGGTGGCCGACCACGTCATCCGCTACGCCCTGCGGCTGACCCGCTCGACCAGGCGCGACAAGGGCGACGTCCCCGACTTCATCCGAGACTACGTGAGCTGGGGCGCCGGCCCGCGTGCCAGCCAGTACCTGGTGCTCGCCGCCAAGGCCCGCGCCGTGCTGAATGGCCGGTACTACGTCTCGACGGAGGACATCCGGTCGGTGGCCGGGCCCGTCCTGCGGCACCGGATCGTCACGAACTTCAACGCCGAGGCCGAGGGCCTGAAGCCCGACGACATCGTCAAGCGGCTGATCAAGGCCATCCCCGTCGACGACCGCGAGGCCGAGCAAAGTGGAAGACTCCCAAAGATATTTAAATCCGCTAACGCTCGCTAA
- a CDS encoding DUF58 domain-containing protein yields MEDSQRYLNPLTLANLEGLDLQARMVVEGYVSGLHASPYHGFSVEFAEHREYVPGDDIRHVDWKVWSKTDKLYLKQYEEETNLLTYLLLDTSESMAYASPGNVSKLRYAQFVAASLGYLVLQQQDSVGLATFDETIRRYLKPSGTPSQLKELIHLMEVEPARHKSDVGSVFHDIADRFKKRGVVVVLSDLFDDPARIIAGLRHFRHRRHEVIVFHILDPAELDFPFRDTTLFKGLEGMPDVLTEPHSLRKAYQAELGEFLDQLKRGCRMADIDYVPLRTDQDLGLSLSTYLASRGLRTR; encoded by the coding sequence GTGGAAGACTCCCAAAGATATTTAAATCCGCTAACGCTCGCTAACCTCGAGGGCCTGGACCTCCAGGCCCGGATGGTCGTCGAGGGGTACGTCTCGGGCCTGCACGCCAGCCCGTACCACGGCTTCTCCGTCGAGTTCGCCGAGCATCGCGAATACGTCCCCGGCGACGACATCCGCCACGTCGACTGGAAGGTCTGGTCCAAGACCGACAAGCTCTACCTGAAGCAGTACGAGGAGGAGACGAACCTCCTCACGTACTTGCTCCTGGATACGAGCGAGTCGATGGCTTATGCCTCGCCGGGCAACGTCAGCAAGCTGCGGTACGCCCAGTTCGTGGCCGCGTCGCTGGGCTACCTGGTGCTCCAGCAGCAGGACTCCGTCGGCCTGGCTACCTTCGACGAGACGATCCGCCGCTACCTCAAGCCATCGGGCACCCCGTCTCAGCTGAAGGAGCTGATCCACCTGATGGAGGTCGAGCCGGCCCGGCACAAGTCCGACGTGGGCTCGGTCTTCCATGACATCGCCGACCGGTTCAAGAAGCGCGGGGTGGTGGTCGTCCTGTCCGATCTGTTCGACGACCCCGCGCGGATCATCGCCGGCCTGCGCCACTTCCGCCACCGCCGCCACGAGGTCATCGTCTTCCACATCCTCGACCCCGCCGAGCTCGACTTCCCGTTCCGCGACACCACCCTGTTCAAGGGGCTCGAAGGCATGCCTGACGTGCTCACCGAGCCGCACTCGCTTCGCAAGGCGTACCAGGCCGAGCTGGGCGAGTTCCTCGACCAGCTGAAGCGAGGCTGCCGGATGGCCGACATCGACTACGTCCCTCTGAGGACCGACCAGGACCTGGGCCTGAGCCTGTCGACCTACCTGGCCTCGCGCGGCCTCCGGACCCGTTGA